In the genome of Ancylomarina subtilis, one region contains:
- a CDS encoding VanZ family protein produces MGTNLLIRNIIWAIVIFVLCSVPGDSLPQTSMFAIPYFDKMVHFGLFFIMGIFLIAELRYQTRLSRMSIALITFVFIALYGGTIEILQERYFVNRSGDFWDLCADVAGGICSVLMFPFLKKQKDLLLNRKPFCNYSFLKKIL; encoded by the coding sequence ATGGGGACCAATTTGTTGATTCGAAATATTATCTGGGCAATTGTTATTTTTGTTTTATGCTCGGTGCCTGGTGATAGTTTGCCTCAAACGTCTATGTTTGCAATTCCTTACTTCGACAAAATGGTTCATTTTGGCTTATTCTTTATTATGGGAATTTTTCTGATTGCTGAACTCAGATACCAAACCCGATTGAGTCGAATGAGTATTGCCCTGATTACGTTTGTTTTTATTGCCCTTTATGGGGGAACCATTGAGATTTTACAAGAACGTTACTTTGTAAATAGGAGTGGTGATTTTTGGGATCTTTGTGCTGATGTTGCCGGAGGAATTTGTTCGGTTTTGATGTTCCCTTTTCTAAAAAAACAAAAGGACCTACTTTTAAATCGTAAGCCCTTTTGCAATTATTCTTTTCTGAAGAAAATTCTATAA